One genomic segment of Devosia sp. includes these proteins:
- a CDS encoding VOC family protein, which yields MKFNSLFPLIQVRDIAGTVAFYRQHFGFTPVFESDWYVHLRGDSDALFEMAVIGHDHDSIPPVGQKPTSGLILSFYVDDAAAEAARLEQAGVTIAQALRDEVFGQRHVIVADPNGILIDIITPIEPDPEWLKAQVADR from the coding sequence ATGAAATTCAACAGCCTTTTCCCCCTGATCCAGGTGCGCGACATTGCCGGCACCGTCGCCTTTTATCGCCAGCATTTCGGCTTTACGCCGGTGTTCGAGAGCGACTGGTATGTGCATCTGCGCGGCGACAGCGACGCCCTGTTCGAAATGGCCGTGATCGGCCACGATCACGACTCGATCCCGCCCGTGGGGCAGAAGCCGACAAGCGGGTTGATCCTGAGCTTTTACGTCGATGACGCGGCTGCCGAGGCGGCCCGGCTCGAACAGGCCGGCGTCACCATCGCCCAGGCGCTGCGCGACGAAGTCTTCGGCCAGCGCCATGTCATCGTCGCCGATCCCAATGGCATTCTCATCGACATCATCACGCCCATCGAGCCCGATCCGGAATGGCTCAAGGCCCAGGTGGCTGATCGCTGA
- a CDS encoding metal ABC transporter permease produces MTWFDMALWPFQLPFMLQAMAIGVLVAVPTALLSCFLVLKGWSLMGDAISHAVLPGVVIAYIVGLPLGVGAFAAGMLCALSVGFLKENSRIKEDTVMGVVFAGLFGLGIVLYTAIRTDVHLDHILFGNMLGVGQGDLITAGIIALVVTALVVAKWRDLMLFIFDPQQAGAIGLPVRLLHYGLLALISLTIVGALQAVGIVLVIALLIAPGAIAFLVTRQFGQMLVIATAISVGCSLVGIYLSFFLDSAPAPTIVLLMSASFVVALIATQRKTVAAV; encoded by the coding sequence ATGACCTGGTTCGACATGGCCCTCTGGCCGTTCCAATTGCCCTTCATGCTGCAGGCCATGGCCATCGGCGTGCTGGTGGCGGTGCCCACGGCCCTGCTCTCCTGCTTCCTCGTGCTCAAGGGCTGGTCGCTGATGGGCGATGCCATTTCCCATGCGGTGCTGCCGGGCGTGGTCATCGCCTATATTGTCGGGCTGCCGCTGGGCGTCGGCGCCTTCGCCGCCGGCATGCTCTGCGCGCTCTCGGTCGGCTTTCTCAAGGAAAACAGCCGCATCAAGGAAGATACGGTCATGGGCGTGGTCTTTGCCGGCCTGTTCGGCCTCGGCATCGTGCTCTACACCGCCATCCGCACCGATGTGCATCTCGATCACATCCTGTTCGGCAACATGCTCGGCGTCGGCCAGGGCGATCTCATCACTGCCGGCATCATCGCGCTGGTGGTGACGGCGCTCGTCGTCGCCAAGTGGCGCGACCTCATGCTGTTCATCTTCGATCCGCAGCAGGCCGGGGCCATCGGCCTGCCGGTGCGGTTGCTGCACTATGGCCTTCTGGCGCTGATCTCGCTGACCATTGTGGGGGCGCTGCAGGCCGTGGGCATCGTGCTGGTCATTGCCCTGTTGATCGCGCCCGGCGCCATCGCCTTTCTCGTGACCCGGCAATTCGGACAGATGCTGGTGATCGCCACTGCGATCTCGGTGGGGTGCAGCCTCGTGGGCATCTATCTCAGCTTCTTCCTCGACAGTGCCCCGGCCCCGACCATCGTGCTGCTGATGAGCGCCAGCTTCGTGGTCGCGCTCATCGCCACGCAGCGCAAGACTGTCGCCGCAGTATGA
- a CDS encoding metal ABC transporter substrate-binding protein, with the protein MRRRLFTALVATLPLFAIAPISAQERIKAVTSFTILADMAANVAGDAADVVSLTKPGAEIHNYQPTPGDLLAAQDADLVLWNGLNLEQWFAQFLDNLPDVPDFIVTEGIEPIGIGEGPYEGKPNPHAWMSPDDALIYVANIEKALSTVDPANAEIYAANAAAYSEKIRATVDPIRTAIAAIPEDRRWLVTSEGAFSYLARDFGLKELYLWPINADQQGTPRQVRDVIDAVREHSIPVIFSESTISPRPAEQVARETGIAYGGVLYVDSLSEPDGPVPTYLDLLKVTTETIVKGLSQ; encoded by the coding sequence ATGCGCCGTCGCCTGTTTACCGCCCTTGTTGCCACACTTCCCCTGTTCGCCATTGCCCCAATCAGCGCCCAGGAGCGCATCAAGGCGGTCACCAGCTTCACCATCCTGGCCGACATGGCGGCCAATGTGGCCGGTGATGCGGCCGATGTCGTGTCGCTGACCAAGCCGGGCGCCGAGATCCACAATTACCAGCCGACCCCGGGCGACCTGCTCGCCGCCCAGGATGCCGATCTGGTGCTGTGGAATGGGCTCAATCTCGAACAGTGGTTCGCCCAGTTTCTCGACAACCTGCCCGACGTGCCCGATTTCATCGTCACCGAAGGCATCGAGCCCATCGGCATCGGCGAGGGCCCCTATGAGGGCAAGCCCAATCCGCATGCCTGGATGAGCCCGGATGACGCGCTGATCTATGTCGCCAATATCGAAAAGGCGCTGAGCACGGTCGATCCGGCCAATGCCGAAATCTATGCCGCCAATGCCGCCGCCTATTCGGAAAAGATCCGGGCCACGGTTGACCCCATCCGCACCGCCATCGCCGCCATTCCCGAGGACAGGCGGTGGCTCGTGACCTCGGAAGGTGCCTTTTCCTACCTGGCGCGCGATTTCGGCCTCAAGGAGCTCTATCTCTGGCCGATCAATGCCGACCAGCAGGGTACGCCGCGCCAGGTCCGGGACGTCATCGACGCGGTGCGCGAGCACAGCATTCCGGTGATCTTCTCGGAATCCACCATTTCGCCGCGTCCGGCCGAGCAGGTGGCGCGCGAAACCGGCATTGCCTATGGCGGGGTGCTCTATGTCGACTCGCTCTCCGAGCCCGATGGACCCGTCCCAACCTATCTCGATCTGCTCAAGGTCACGACCGAGACCATCGTCAAGGGCCTCAGCCAGTGA
- a CDS encoding TadE/TadG family type IV pilus assembly protein — translation MVQRPQTFGSDCRGTAVIEFAILTPVFLLMITGMLAYGIYFGAAHSLQQLAADAVRVSISGLSSAERDGLVGAYLDRHAGVYLLIDPARLRHELGAHPDDADQYRLVLRYDASDLPIWNLYPPLPLPDQNIVIGATIRRGGL, via the coding sequence ATGGTCCAGCGCCCTCAAACCTTTGGCAGCGATTGCCGTGGCACGGCAGTCATCGAATTTGCCATTCTCACCCCGGTCTTCCTTTTGATGATCACCGGGATGCTGGCCTATGGCATCTATTTCGGTGCCGCCCATTCCCTGCAGCAGCTGGCGGCCGATGCGGTGCGGGTGTCGATCTCGGGCCTCAGCAGTGCCGAGCGCGATGGCCTCGTCGGCGCCTATCTCGATCGTCATGCCGGGGTCTATCTGCTGATCGACCCGGCCCGCCTGCGGCACGAACTGGGCGCCCATCCCGATGATGCAGACCAGTATCGCCTGGTGCTGCGCTATGACGCGTCCGACTTGCCGATCTGGAACCTTTATCCGCCCCTGCCGCTGCCCGACCAGAACATCGTCATCGGCGCCACCATTCGCAGGGGCGGCCTGTGA
- a CDS encoding helix-turn-helix domain-containing protein, whose product MQVANRRSQAERREETRGQLLAAARKLFAEKGFADTSTPEIVAAAGVTRGALYHHFADKTALFAAVVEQEHQDRAAAIEAAGDTMPADPLAALLAGSDAFFAAMADPGRRRILLVDAPAVLGRDMLDDIDARTGLETLVCGLRDAMEAGFIRPLPVLPLAQLFGALYDRAALAPIEQQDDFRTAMAAMLEGLRA is encoded by the coding sequence ATGCAAGTGGCAAACAGGCGATCGCAGGCAGAGCGGCGGGAAGAAACGCGGGGCCAGCTGCTGGCTGCCGCCCGGAAGCTCTTTGCGGAAAAGGGATTTGCCGACACCAGCACGCCCGAAATCGTCGCGGCGGCCGGGGTGACGCGCGGCGCGCTCTATCACCATTTCGCCGACAAGACGGCGCTGTTCGCCGCCGTGGTCGAGCAGGAACATCAGGATCGGGCCGCCGCCATTGAAGCGGCGGGCGACACCATGCCGGCCGATCCGCTGGCGGCTCTGCTCGCGGGCAGCGACGCCTTTTTCGCGGCCATGGCCGATCCGGGACGCCGCCGCATCCTCCTGGTCGATGCCCCCGCGGTCCTCGGCCGGGACATGCTGGACGACATCGACGCGCGCACCGGTCTCGAAACGCTGGTCTGCGGTCTGCGCGACGCCATGGAGGCCGGCTTCATCCGGCCCCTGCCGGTCCTGCCCCTGGCCCAACTGTTCGGCGCCCTCTACGACCGCGCCGCGCTGGCCCCAATCGAGCAGCAGGACGATTTCCGCACCGCCATGGCCGCTATGCTGGAGGGCCTGCGGGCCTAG
- a CDS encoding GntR family transcriptional regulator codes for MDDFNASQPIFVQIRQRLIEMVLRNQVGEGEALPSIRQIASDLSVNPLTVTKAFEALVDIGVVEKRRGLGMFVTSGARAALLSHERDKFLKEDWPRIAAQIRALELDMTTLLNAGKAEDKGKSE; via the coding sequence ATGGACGATTTCAACGCAAGCCAACCGATCTTCGTCCAGATCCGCCAGCGGCTGATCGAGATGGTGCTGCGCAATCAGGTTGGCGAAGGGGAGGCCTTGCCCTCCATTCGCCAGATTGCCAGCGACCTCTCGGTCAATCCGTTGACGGTGACCAAAGCCTTCGAGGCGCTGGTCGATATCGGGGTGGTGGAAAAGCGCAGGGGACTGGGCATGTTTGTGACGAGCGGAGCGCGGGCAGCCTTGCTGTCCCATGAGCGCGACAAATTCCTCAAGGAAGACTGGCCGCGGATCGCCGCACAGATCCGCGCGCTTGAACTGGATATGACGACATTGCTGAACGCCGGTAAGGCCGAAGACAAGGGCAAGAGCGAATGA
- a CDS encoding TadG family pilus assembly protein → MAILFAAGFALSAAVSALAVDAAALYHERRVVQSVVDLAALTAARDPGRALDIAQTVLVDAGLLAGTDKTGLIVTPGHYAADPTLAADQRFAPGAGPVNAVRVHFEKPGTLYFASAFSTEPTIAASGIASVTPEVSFSLGSRLASLDGGIANAVLGQLLGTGLSLSVMDYNALASARVEALDFLDALALQLGLDAGTYDDLLSMQAGPGPIAAALKSLTGGTANSALSALALDRSGSSLDLGKLIGLGQLGGLEIGSSDAALGMSLSVLEILSAAAALADGERQVSLNLGASLPGLASLKLDLAIGEPPQGGGWFTVGPAGTMVRTAQTRLRITAQLLGGAILLNAGVRLPIWLDLAHAEAQVISATCPEGGTDRGSAVIAVRPGAVHAAIGEMSAEQLKSFGWLPPAQPVRLIDVLLLRVTASAQVEVARPEPVAVTFTSADIAEGRLKTVGTSGIATSIMTSLLGDLNLGVNVLGLGLASPAVIAQAVRGLVTPLAPVLDLTLDAVLDTLGLGIGEADVRVYGVRCTSPVLVG, encoded by the coding sequence ATGGCCATCCTGTTCGCCGCCGGTTTTGCCCTGTCGGCGGCGGTTTCGGCCCTCGCCGTCGATGCGGCCGCGCTGTATCACGAGCGCCGCGTGGTGCAATCGGTGGTGGACCTGGCGGCGCTAACGGCGGCGCGCGATCCGGGCCGGGCGCTGGACATTGCCCAGACCGTTCTGGTTGATGCCGGGCTCCTGGCCGGCACGGACAAGACGGGCCTCATCGTGACGCCGGGACACTATGCCGCCGATCCGACGCTGGCGGCCGATCAACGGTTCGCGCCCGGAGCGGGGCCGGTCAATGCGGTGCGGGTGCACTTCGAAAAGCCGGGGACGCTCTACTTTGCCAGCGCCTTTTCCACCGAACCGACCATCGCCGCCTCGGGCATTGCCAGCGTCACCCCGGAAGTGTCGTTTTCGCTCGGGTCGCGCCTGGCGAGCCTTGATGGCGGCATTGCCAATGCGGTGCTCGGGCAATTGCTGGGCACGGGCCTGTCGCTCAGTGTCATGGATTACAACGCCCTGGCTTCGGCCCGGGTCGAGGCCCTGGACTTTCTCGATGCGCTGGCGCTGCAACTGGGCCTCGATGCGGGTACCTATGACGATCTGCTGTCCATGCAGGCCGGGCCCGGCCCGATTGCGGCGGCGCTCAAGTCCCTGACCGGCGGCACCGCCAATTCGGCGCTGTCGGCGCTGGCCCTGGATCGAAGCGGCTCCAGCCTCGACCTCGGCAAACTCATCGGCCTCGGGCAGTTGGGCGGGCTCGAGATCGGCAGCAGCGACGCTGCCCTGGGCATGTCGCTGTCGGTTCTCGAAATCCTGAGCGCGGCCGCAGCCCTGGCCGATGGCGAAAGGCAGGTCTCGCTCAATCTGGGGGCCAGCCTGCCCGGGCTGGCCAGCCTGAAGCTCGATCTTGCCATTGGCGAGCCACCGCAGGGCGGGGGTTGGTTCACCGTGGGACCGGCCGGCACCATGGTGCGCACGGCCCAGACGCGGCTGCGCATCACCGCGCAATTGCTGGGCGGGGCCATCCTGCTCAATGCCGGAGTGCGGCTGCCGATCTGGCTCGACCTGGCCCATGCCGAGGCCCAGGTGATCAGTGCCACCTGTCCCGAGGGCGGCACCGACCGGGGCAGCGCGGTCATCGCCGTGCGGCCCGGTGCCGTTCATGCGGCGATCGGAGAGATGAGCGCCGAACAGCTCAAGAGCTTCGGCTGGCTGCCGCCGGCGCAGCCGGTGCGGCTGATCGATGTGCTGCTATTGCGCGTGACAGCCTCGGCACAGGTCGAAGTCGCCCGGCCCGAACCGGTGGCGGTGACCTTCACCTCGGCCGATATTGCCGAGGGTCGTCTCAAGACGGTGGGCACAAGCGGCATTGCCACCTCGATCATGACCAGCCTGTTGGGCGATCTCAATCTGGGGGTCAATGTGCTGGGCCTGGGCCTGGCCTCCCCCGCCGTGATCGCGCAAGCCGTGCGCGGGCTGGTGACGCCTCTGGCTCCGGTGCTCGATCTCACGCTCGACGCCGTCCTCGACACCTTGGGCCTCGGAATCGGCGAAGCCGATGTGCGGGTCTATGGCGTGCGCTGCACCTCCCCCGTTCTCGTGGGTTAA
- a CDS encoding ABC transporter ATP-binding protein, giving the protein MTDTSLQSEPIVTARGLRKKFGGKEILHGLDFDIPAGRIYGLIGHNGAGKTTTLNAMLGLTSYEGTIRVLGEDPFARRAQLMENVAFISDVASLPRFLRVRELFALLSNIHPNFSTDKARSFLEGTDIKPEMKIRTLSKGMMAQLHLAVVMAIDAKLLVLDEPTLGLDITYRKRFYRRLLEDYMTEERTLIITTHQVDEIEFMLSDIMFIRDGELILHMQMETVSEKFSQLVVDSAESQEAARALGPVYEETRFGQTVMIFDGVERDKLEPLGRVSTPTMSDLFVALMQRPTANPETAR; this is encoded by the coding sequence ATGACCGACACGTCCCTCCAAAGCGAACCCATCGTTACCGCACGCGGGTTGCGCAAGAAATTCGGCGGCAAGGAAATCCTGCACGGGCTGGATTTCGACATCCCCGCCGGCCGCATCTATGGCCTGATCGGCCACAATGGCGCGGGCAAGACCACGACGCTCAACGCCATGCTGGGGCTGACCAGCTATGAAGGCACCATAAGGGTGCTTGGCGAAGACCCCTTCGCCCGGCGCGCCCAGTTGATGGAGAATGTCGCCTTCATCTCCGACGTGGCGAGCCTGCCGCGCTTCCTGCGCGTCCGGGAACTGTTCGCGCTGCTCTCCAACATTCATCCCAATTTTTCGACCGACAAGGCGCGCAGCTTCCTTGAAGGCACCGACATCAAGCCGGAAATGAAGATCCGGACCCTTTCCAAGGGCATGATGGCGCAACTGCACCTGGCCGTGGTCATGGCCATCGACGCCAAGCTCCTGGTGCTGGACGAGCCGACGCTGGGCCTCGACATCACCTATCGCAAGCGCTTCTACCGGCGGCTCCTGGAAGACTACATGACCGAGGAGCGGACCCTGATCATCACCACCCACCAGGTGGACGAGATCGAGTTCATGCTCTCCGACATCATGTTCATCCGCGATGGCGAGTTGATCCTGCATATGCAGATGGAGACGGTGAGCGAGAAATTCTCCCAGCTGGTGGTCGATTCAGCCGAAAGCCAGGAGGCCGCACGGGCGCTTGGCCCGGTCTATGAGGAAACCCGCTTCGGGCAGACGGTCATGATCTTCGACGGGGTCGAGCGCGACAAGCTCGAGCCGCTCGGCCGGGTCTCGACGCCCACCATGTCCGACCTTTTCGTGGCGCTGATGCAGCGACCCACAGCCAATCCGGAGACCGCCCGATGA
- a CDS encoding Gfo/Idh/MocA family oxidoreductase, which translates to MTDKRLGIGFIGTGNISSAYLKAILGKDGLPGFSVLDVKALADMREEAASARAAEFGLKAMSVEALLADPGIDLVVNLTIPRAHVDVGLRCLAAGKHVYSEKPLGITFAEGKTLLDAARAANLRIGSAPDTFLGGAHQQARAVVDSGALGQLIGGTAFMQCPGHESWHPDPAFYYDLGGGPMLDMGPYYITDLVNLLGPVARVSAMSSRLRTERPITSEPKKGQVMPVRIDTHVTGSLGFANGAIVQIAMSFDVAAHRHVPLEIYGTEQTLLVPDPNHFGGEVELRPRGRDAEWSSVPVEKPYADGNYRSLGVADMAAGILENRPHRANGDLALHVLEVMEAFEHAARDGRTVEIKTPVERPAPL; encoded by the coding sequence ATGACCGACAAGCGCCTCGGTATCGGCTTTATCGGTACCGGCAATATTTCATCGGCTTATCTCAAGGCTATTCTGGGCAAGGATGGCCTGCCGGGCTTTTCCGTGCTCGACGTCAAGGCCCTGGCCGATATGCGCGAGGAGGCGGCCTCGGCCCGCGCCGCCGAATTCGGGCTCAAAGCCATGAGCGTCGAGGCGCTGCTGGCCGATCCCGGGATCGACCTCGTGGTCAATCTCACCATTCCGCGCGCCCATGTCGATGTCGGCCTCCGCTGTCTCGCCGCGGGCAAGCATGTCTATTCCGAAAAGCCGCTCGGCATCACCTTTGCCGAGGGCAAGACCCTGCTCGACGCCGCCAGGGCCGCAAACCTGCGCATCGGTTCGGCGCCGGACACGTTCCTGGGCGGCGCGCACCAGCAGGCACGTGCCGTGGTCGATAGCGGTGCCCTGGGCCAGCTCATCGGCGGCACCGCCTTCATGCAATGCCCCGGCCACGAAAGCTGGCATCCCGATCCGGCCTTCTACTACGACCTGGGCGGCGGCCCCATGCTCGACATGGGTCCCTATTACATCACCGATCTCGTCAATCTCCTTGGTCCGGTGGCCCGCGTTTCGGCCATGTCGTCGCGCCTGCGCACCGAAAGGCCGATCACCTCCGAGCCCAAGAAGGGCCAGGTCATGCCGGTCAGGATCGACACCCATGTCACCGGCTCGCTCGGCTTTGCCAATGGCGCCATCGTGCAGATTGCCATGAGTTTCGACGTCGCCGCCCATCGCCACGTGCCGCTCGAAATCTATGGCACCGAGCAGACCCTGCTGGTGCCCGATCCCAATCACTTTGGCGGTGAGGTTGAACTGCGTCCGCGCGGCCGCGACGCTGAATGGTCGAGCGTGCCGGTTGAAAAGCCCTATGCCGATGGCAATTACCGCTCGCTGGGCGTTGCCGACATGGCCGCCGGCATTCTCGAAAATCGCCCGCACCGCGCCAATGGCGATCTGGCCCTGCATGTCCTCGAGGTCATGGAAGCCTTCGAGCACGCCGCCCGCGACGGCCGCACGGTCGAGATCAAGACCCCGGTGGAGCGCCCCGCGCCGCTGTGA
- a CDS encoding manganese/iron ABC transporter ATP-binding protein, translating into MTQEQGISVADATVAYRNGTTALRHASFFSPRGSITALVGVNGAGKSTIFKAIMGFVPLAAGEISILGRDGRKAQRQNLVAYVPQSEEVDWNFPVLVEDVVMMGRFGHMNMFRIPRPIDRQKVAAALARVDMTEYAKRQIGELSGGQKKRVFLARALAQEGEVILLDEPFTGVDVKTEDAIIALLRALRDEGKVILVSTHNLGSVPEFCDRTVLVKGTVLAHGPTSEVFTRERLEEAFGGVLRHFVLSGAGLHDDDDPRHLSVLTDDERPLVFYGAQGQQTHQQSSGEK; encoded by the coding sequence GTGACCCAGGAACAGGGGATTTCGGTCGCTGACGCGACGGTCGCCTATCGGAACGGCACGACCGCCCTGCGCCATGCCAGCTTCTTCTCGCCACGCGGTTCGATAACCGCGCTGGTGGGGGTCAATGGCGCAGGCAAGTCGACCATTTTCAAGGCCATCATGGGCTTTGTGCCGCTGGCGGCGGGCGAAATCTCCATCCTCGGCCGCGACGGCCGCAAGGCGCAGCGGCAGAACCTGGTCGCCTATGTGCCGCAATCCGAGGAAGTGGACTGGAATTTTCCGGTTCTGGTCGAGGACGTGGTGATGATGGGCCGGTTCGGCCACATGAACATGTTCCGTATCCCCCGCCCGATCGACCGGCAGAAGGTGGCGGCGGCCCTGGCCCGCGTCGACATGACCGAATATGCCAAGCGGCAGATCGGCGAACTTTCGGGCGGGCAGAAGAAGCGCGTCTTTCTCGCCCGCGCCCTGGCGCAGGAGGGTGAGGTGATCCTCCTCGACGAGCCCTTTACCGGGGTCGACGTCAAGACCGAGGATGCCATCATCGCCCTGCTCCGCGCCCTGCGCGACGAAGGCAAGGTCATCCTCGTCTCCACCCACAATCTGGGTTCGGTGCCCGAATTCTGCGACCGCACCGTCCTGGTCAAGGGCACGGTCCTGGCCCATGGGCCAACCAGCGAAGTGTTCACGCGCGAACGCCTCGAAGAAGCCTTTGGCGGCGTGCTGCGCCATTTCGTGCTGTCCGGCGCGGGCCTGCATGACGACGACGATCCGCGTCACCTGTCGGTCTTGACCGATGACGAAAGGCCGCTGGTCTTTTATGGCGCCCAGGGGCAGCAGACCCATCAGCAGTCGAGCGGCGAGAAATGA
- a CDS encoding NAD(P)H-dependent oxidoreductase: protein MTVHLVLAHPLADSLNAHLARGIETGLTKRGVAVDRLDLYAGNFQPALTTNERAHHYDQPQPAGDVLALQQRLAAAEHLILVFPTWWFSLPAILKGWFDRVWSPGFAFDQGTPIVPRLTHLKSVLVVTTLGSPAWIDLLVMRRPLRRVLKTALIGACAPQARFTMLSLYGAEELPPERLERFEARIAAALQHLD from the coding sequence ATGACCGTCCATCTCGTTCTGGCCCATCCCCTCGCCGACAGCCTCAATGCGCATCTGGCGCGCGGCATCGAAACCGGGCTGACCAAGCGGGGCGTGGCGGTCGACCGGCTCGATCTCTATGCCGGCAATTTTCAGCCCGCGCTCACCACCAATGAGCGCGCCCACCATTATGACCAGCCGCAACCGGCTGGCGATGTACTGGCGCTGCAACAGCGCCTTGCGGCGGCCGAGCATCTGATCCTGGTGTTTCCGACCTGGTGGTTTTCGCTGCCCGCCATCCTCAAGGGCTGGTTCGACCGGGTCTGGAGCCCGGGCTTCGCCTTCGATCAGGGGACGCCGATCGTCCCCCGGCTCACCCATCTCAAATCCGTCCTCGTGGTGACGACGCTCGGCTCGCCCGCCTGGATCGACCTCCTCGTCATGCGCCGCCCGCTGCGCCGTGTGCTCAAGACCGCCCTGATCGGCGCCTGCGCGCCCCAGGCCCGGTTCACCATGCTGTCGCTCTATGGCGCCGAAGAGCTGCCGCCTGAGCGGCTTGAGCGCTTCGAAGCCAGGATAGCCGCAGCGCTTCAGCATCTCGACTGA
- a CDS encoding metal ABC transporter permease: MIDYLLEPFAYDYMVNAMWVSALVGGVCAILSAYLMLKGWSLIGDALSHSIVPGVAGAYMLGLPFSIGAFISGGLAAAAMLFLSQRTRLREDAVIGLIFTSFFGLGLFMVSVSPVSVDVQSIVLGNILAITPNETLQLVIISAVTLLVMAVIWKDLMVTFFDESHARSIGLRTTLLKGVFFTLLSAATVAAMQTVGAFLVIAMVVTPGATAYLLTDRFHRLIGIAILVGVLSSFFGAYISFFLDGATGGVIVVLQTLVFLIAFVLAPKHGLIAQRRRVAREIGQ; this comes from the coding sequence ATGATCGACTATCTGCTCGAGCCGTTTGCCTATGATTACATGGTCAATGCCATGTGGGTTTCGGCGCTGGTCGGGGGCGTCTGCGCCATCCTGTCGGCCTATCTCATGCTCAAGGGCTGGTCGCTGATCGGCGACGCCCTGAGCCATTCCATCGTGCCGGGCGTCGCCGGCGCCTATATGCTGGGCCTGCCCTTTTCCATCGGCGCCTTCATTTCGGGGGGTCTGGCGGCCGCGGCCATGCTGTTCCTGTCGCAGCGCACGCGGCTGCGCGAGGATGCGGTGATCGGGCTGATCTTCACCAGCTTTTTCGGGCTGGGCCTGTTCATGGTCTCGGTCTCGCCGGTCTCGGTGGATGTGCAATCCATCGTCCTGGGCAATATCCTCGCCATCACGCCCAATGAGACCCTGCAGCTGGTCATCATCTCGGCCGTCACCCTTCTGGTCATGGCCGTCATCTGGAAAGACCTCATGGTCACCTTCTTCGATGAGAGCCATGCCCGCTCCATCGGCCTCAGGACCACGCTGCTCAAGGGGGTGTTCTTCACCCTGCTCAGCGCCGCCACCGTGGCGGCCATGCAGACCGTGGGCGCCTTTCTCGTCATCGCCATGGTGGTGACCCCCGGCGCCACGGCTTATCTGCTGACCGACCGCTTTCACCGGCTGATCGGCATCGCCATCCTCGTGGGCGTGCTCTCCTCGTTCTTCGGCGCCTATATCTCCTTCTTCCTCGATGGTGCCACCGGCGGGGTGATCGTGGTGCTGCAGACCCTGGTCTTCCTCATCGCCTTCGTGCTCGCCCCCAAGCATGGGCTCATCGCCCAGCGCCGCCGCGTTGCCAGGGAGATCGGCCAATGA
- a CDS encoding DUF2793 domain-containing protein, whose product MDETARLTLPFIAANQALKHITHNEALLMLDALVQPVVETSGTTTPPPSPMEGDAHIVPGGATGAWSGHTGEIAAFQSGGWRFYDPAQGWLVYDRGAAALKLFDGSAWISIAAPGSGLGQLGINTSADDTNRLALASGASLFTHAGSGHQLKINKSGDSDSGSVLFQSNWTGYAEMGLMGDRNWRIKTSPDGSAWTDAITITAATGVVTMGGSTRPASDNAHTLGASGARWSAVWSATGTIQTSDARLKTEIAPTDLGLDFILSLNPVRFRWLKDDGQVHYGLIAQEVAVAAGHAGAAGFGGHVLGRPGDAESPQALRYDQFIAPLIAAVQTLAARVAVLEAEE is encoded by the coding sequence ATGGACGAAACCGCCCGCCTCACCCTGCCCTTCATCGCCGCCAATCAGGCCCTCAAGCATATCACCCACAACGAAGCCCTCCTGATGCTGGATGCGCTTGTGCAGCCGGTGGTGGAAACGTCAGGCACGACCACCCCGCCGCCGAGCCCCATGGAAGGCGACGCCCATATCGTGCCCGGGGGCGCTACCGGGGCCTGGTCGGGCCACACTGGGGAGATTGCGGCCTTCCAGTCCGGGGGCTGGCGCTTCTACGACCCGGCCCAGGGCTGGCTGGTCTATGATCGCGGCGCCGCCGCGCTCAAGCTGTTCGACGGCAGCGCCTGGATCAGCATCGCCGCGCCCGGCTCCGGTCTTGGCCAGCTTGGTATCAATACCTCGGCCGACGACACCAATCGGCTGGCGCTGGCCTCGGGTGCGAGCCTGTTCACCCATGCCGGGTCCGGGCATCAGCTCAAGATCAACAAGTCCGGCGACAGCGACAGCGGCAGCGTGCTGTTCCAGTCGAACTGGACCGGCTATGCCGAAATGGGGCTGATGGGCGACCGGAACTGGCGCATCAAGACCAGCCCGGACGGCTCTGCCTGGACCGACGCCATCACCATCACCGCCGCGACCGGGGTCGTGACCATGGGCGGCTCGACCCGGCCAGCCTCCGACAATGCCCATACGCTCGGTGCCAGCGGCGCCCGCTGGTCGGCCGTGTGGTCGGCCACCGGCACCATCCAGACCTCCGATGCCCGCCTCAAGACCGAGATTGCGCCGACCGATCTCGGGCTCGACTTCATCCTGTCGCTGAACCCGGTACGCTTCCGCTGGCTCAAGGATGATGGTCAGGTCCATTACGGCCTCATCGCCCAGGAGGTGGCCGTGGCTGCAGGCCACGCCGGGGCTGCCGGTTTCGGCGGCCATGTACTGGGCAGGCCGGGCGATGCCGAAAGCCCCCAGGCCCTGCGCTATGACCAGTTCATCGCCCCCCTCATCGCCGCCGTGCAGACCCTGGCGGCCCGCGTCGCAGTGCTTGAGGCCGAGGAATAG